The DNA window cctgaggaggggCCCCTGAGCTGGCCCTGAATGAAGGTGCCCCTGGGCTGGGCGGGGAAGCTGACACCAGTGTGCAGCGTGGGCTCTGCTAGAAAGAGGCATGGAATCGGGGATCAGACAGACAGGCCAGACCGCAGAGGAGAGCCTCACCAGGGCTGCAGACAGACTGCTTGCTCATGGGGCCCAAACTCCACCCCCAAGACTCGGGATCAAACTTTCTTACGGTCCTGTTTCCTCGAGGCACAGCCAACTCGATGATCTGGGTGGTCGCTCCTGGCCGTGATGCCTGGGAGGTGGCAGGGCTTGCTCATcccctgggagggtggggggagcgcAGAGGAAAGGGGGACAGGCTCACTGCAGACAGGGAATCTTAGAAGCCACACAGTGGACCTTTCTGATCATCAGTCTCTTCATAAGATAGGTTGTTTCAACTACCTAACTCGTGCTCTGAGAACCAAACGACAGAATACACGCCGAGTACTTAGCTGTACTTAGCCGAGTGCTGCTGTTGATGAGAACACAAGCGCCCACCGTGCCTTCTCAGCTGTCTGTCCGTCTGTGAATCCCTGGGAGGGCCCGCCTGCCTGGGCCACTTTGACCCTACCCTCCTGCTCGAGTGAGTCTCCTCTTTGGGTCTCTTtagtttcatctgtaaaatggggcttaGATGAGTAGAACACTAAATTCTGACTTCCTTGAATGTGTGGCTTTATTGCCCCCGAACAGCCGTGTACCTTGCCAGCTGGGCCTGAGAAACTCAGCACAAGGCCGGGCGCACAGTAGGGGTGCAGCCCAAACTTACTGACAGCTTGGTCTCCTTTGGTCCCTTCTTCAGAGCATGCAGAGCGAAGCAGTGGGAAAGGGACCCAAGGAATGCCCCGGGACCTGGGCTGCAGGTGGCTTCCCCTGCCATCAacctcctcctttcttctaaATATATAAGGAAACCGCCTCAGCTGCTCCTTTCAGCTCGGAAGGGGACGCCGGGGCGGGCGGCTCTTGCTGTTGTAATTAGCAGAGCTAATTGCATCTGACCCACGGGGCGAGCTGCAGGATTGGGCTGCAGGGACACCACAGGAACcacaccctcctcctccctggagGCCTGCCTGGCTTGGGCAGGGCTGGTTCTCAGACATGAGTGGGTGCTGGAACCACCCGAAGGGCTCGTTACAACATAGGTGCTGGGCCCCGGCCCTGGAATTTCGGATCAGCGGGGCTGGGATTGCACCGAGCATTCGCATTACTAACAAGTTCCCACGGGGTCTGCCCAGtagagaccacattttgagaaccactgtcccaGGGGACTGCTGGCTGCTGAGAAATGGGTCCTGAGGCCCACCAGCCAGCGTTGGGTGGGGGTAGGTGGGTGAGGGGGCAGAAGGGGTGTGGATGAACCCAGGCTCTCACTGCTCCAGGTTTGCTGTGGGAATTCTGTCTGGAAGGAGAGGGCTACTGGGACGTGGAGCCAAAGGCTTGCACACCCACATCTCCCCTGCTAGTGAACACAAGGAAGGCCCACAGACAAAGAGGGGCCCccaaagaacagaaatgaaacTCTGCGTTTTCGTCACCTACTGCTCATGCGCCGTTAACGTTCCCCAGCTCGTTCAGTCCTGTGACGGTCCTTGGTGGCTGTCTGCCTCCATGTGTGGATTGTGGTGTTCTTTCTGCCTGCGATCGTGCTGGGCTCATGTGTGTGAGCCCTACAGCATCCAGAATGTTCCTtgtgcatagtaggtgctctggAAACATCAGGGTGGAAAGAACTTGGGCTTTCCAGGTGGAGCAGATAGAACAGACTATCTCAACCCAGCTGTGCCTTTTCTAGTCGTGTGGCTAGAAAACTGCTTTTTGTCTCTTGGGCTTGGTTAACCCATCTGTGGGTTGTCTCTCGGGCTTGGTTAAcccatctgtgaaacagggaCAGCACGCACTTAGGTTATAGGGGTCGCTGTGCACCCAGCACATCCTAGTGAGGCCTGATAAACGGAAGCCTGTGTCTGTTAGACAGCTCTTAGTGGCATTGATTTGGATTAAGCTCGGATTGGggtgctgggggctctggggaatGCAGGAGTGACAGACCCCAGGGAACAGAGAGTCCATCTGGGGTTTCTCCCCGAGTCTGAGGCTTCTGGCCTGGTGCGGAATAAGGGTCTGAGAAAACCACTGGTCTGGGTTGACCACCCGCAGCCCTGTGCCCTAGCCCCTGCTGCCTCGTGACCCTGGCTCTTTGCCAGGCTAAGTTTAGCTGTGACCTGCATGGGCCACCACACTCCATGGGCAGGAGCGGGGGTGGAGAGGAACTCTGCAGGTTTCCTGCCGGCTTCCTGGCAAGCAGACAGACAAAAGCCCTCAGAGTGACCCAAGTTAATGTTTCAGCTGAACCCAGCTGGATGTCTTGGGCCATGTGTTGGGGTAGCCTCGTAGGGCTGAGAGCCTTGGGCCAAGGCAGAGGTGGACAACTTTGAAATTGGAGAAAGGGGCCTTttgggaaggtgtgtgtgtgtgtgtgtgtgtgtgtgtgtgtgtgtacgtacatgcATATGTATTCATGGTTTGGAGAGAGCCTCCCAAATACCTGTGTGTCCCTATGGTCTCCAATAAAAGTCGCACCACTCTGGTTCCTTCTCCTCATTCTTCTGGCCCCATGGCCCCCAGGGCAGTGTTCCCTGTGGCTTGGTTTGGGAAGGGGAAATAGAGGTTCCAGCTTGGCCCCGTCTAGTGACCAATGGCAGCCTCAGCCTGTTCCCCATCCCTTAGGTTGCCATAAGCAGAGCTGGCCTGTCCACACGTTAAAAGGAGCAAAATGACAACTGGGATCTCATCTGATCCCTGGGAGGGAGTTGATGGTTTAAGTAAGGAGTGAGTCAGAACTCCACCTCCGGGAGGATCCAAGCCTTCTCCCCTttgctggggggcagggtgggcagaGTGGCACGCCAAGGGACGGCTACTCTAGAGGAGCGTTTGTGCTTTCAAAGCACTTTCGAGCGTGCTTTCCTCCACACCCCTAGGACTTGGCAGGGCTGGTGTGCTTagcaggtgagaaaacagaggcctgTGGAGGCCTAGAGGGAAGGAGCGGATGTTGAAGGGCATcgactctgtgccaggctctgtgccaagcaccTGAAATGGATTATCTCCCTTAACTCAGCCTTCCTAGGAGGGAGGCTCTGCTCTTAGCGCCATCTCAGAGGGACAGCCGTGGAGCCCTGGAGAGGCAAGGCCCCTTGGCAGGGAGTAGAGTCACATTTCAAACCCAGGCCCTTTGTCCGCCCATCGCCCTCATGCTCCAGTGAGTCTGGTAACCCTACTCCTGTCAGTGTCACTGAGGGCTGCTTGCATCCTGCCAGAGTACCTTGTAGGGGCATCTGTGGGGCCCCTCAAGAACCCCTACAGGCAGGGTCACTGCATTTCCCCATCCCATCACAGATACCTTTTCATGAGAAAACTTGCTCGGGGGCAGGCATTTTGCTAAGGGCTTTACATGCATGATCTCATTCAAGCTTTACAACATCAGGTATgattatgcccatttcacagatgaagagactgagggtCTAAGACGTtgggtgacttgtccaaggtcacatagctagtacgTGCCCATGCTGGCTTCTAGCCCCGTCTTGGCTACTCCAGAATCCATCCTCTTAATCCCTTGCATACAGAGTTGATGGCTCCAGTTGGCTTGGAGCTTTGAAACTTGCCTGTCCCGGTGTACAAGGAGGCCATTACAGCCCTTGAACAAGGCATGAGGATGCACACAGCCCCATGGAAGctgctggggagagagaaggaagacctCCCAGTCTTGAGGCTTGACGATGGCGCCGCTCCCCGCTTGCTGACGTCCTACCCTGAATTGGTGTGGAGGCTGACCTCCAGGGTCAGGGGCTGCCCAGGACTATGACTGTGACCTGTCAGGGTCTGCTGTGCCCAAAGGGGACTGCCTATAGTACAGGGGCCCCCAAGGACCTCAGAACCTCCAAATTCTCTCCCAGCTGATTGCTGCCTGGTGCTGTGCTACTTAGCACCGCACGCCTTGATCCTAAAACCCTGATCCCTGTTAAGAAGCCAGCCTCACGGCTTTGCCTTGGACCACCCCGGCAAGACTTTCCATTGAGGTTTCTCTCATGGGGAAACCAGGGCTGACCTGTTTCACCAATGATCTAGCAAGCCGCTCCTTGTCCTAGGGAAGAAAAGCTGGCTAGCTTCACCCTGGACCTTTTCCTCACCCCACACCCCTTCCGGCCTGATGTCCTGCACTTTCTCCtgtcctccatctcctcctcaaGTTCACCTCTGAGGCCTGAATGTGTGTGCGTGCTGAATTCTGCCGGTGGACCCCGCTTTCGGTTCCTGCTTGCGTGTCCAGCTGTGTATGGGATGGAATCACATCTGAGCAGCAGGCTTTACCCACGTGTGGCAACTCAGCTCACGTACATCCCGGCCCTGCTGGCTAGAACCTGCAGACGTGTCTTTACCTGATGCCACGTCCCTGTTCCTTGGCACCGTTAGGGTAAGAACCAGAACAAGTGGTTTCAGGGGTGTAAATTCAGGGTTAGGGAATGGGGCTCAAGCAAAGTGGAGAAGCTCCTATCAGCCCGCACTGGCAGACAGAATGTCCGGGGGGCCCTCTGTGCTCTCTGCCGTCCAACAGCCTCATTTGGCCATTTGTTCTCCTCGCTGAGGTTCCAGGCACAAAGAGGGCAGGGCAAGCATGGCAAAGGCCCGTTGTTACTTCCCaaggttccttcctgggaggagagggcgtGATGTAAGGCTTATCCTGTGCGACTGCGCCTGGAGGACTTTCACGTGGATagtattaaaatgcagattctggttcgataggtctgggatggggccgaGGTTCTGTGTTATCTGACTCCCAGGATTGTGAAGGGTTAGCCCTTCCCTGAAAGTCACTTGAGATCTAAAAAATCCGTTTGTCCTGGAGGAATGGAGTGTCTCCCTTCACAATTAAGAAGTCAGATTTAATGTTTAGACGACTCAGGAGAGGAAATCCAATGACTCGGTCACTCTGGCTGTCTCCAAGATTGCCCTGGGGAGAGACCCAGGAGAAGGCCAGGAGGTCAGGGTCTGAATTTGGGCTGAGGTCTTACGGATCAGAAGAAGGGGTTTACAGTGGCAGAAGACAAGGGCCCAAAACTGCTTCGGAAACACTTGCTGTTCAATGAGTCTGCACTCTGCACCATCCACTGTGCCGTGTTCGCAGTCCGCGTGGGTCACCACATCCCTCGGTACTGTGGCCTGCGCGTGCTCTGGCTTTCCTCTCGTCCAGTAGGGAAACTGGGTCTCAGAGAGGTGTGTTAACGTGCCCAGGGGCACACAGCTAATCAATGACAGGGATGGCTTTGGAACTCAGCCTTCTTGTTCTTAACCACTAGGCTTTAATGCCTTAAGGAAAGTCACATTCACCACAAGGCATTCACTGGGAAGAGGTGGGTTGAAGTAGAGGAAAACAACTCAAACCGATTTAAACAAAGTTGGAGATATTGTTGACTTAGATGACTTTAAAAGTCCGGAGGCAATGgcttcaggcatagctggatccaGGGAATCTGCTTTTGTCTATGTTGGCATCtttctcaagcagaccccccttTGAGGTCTAGAGAGCCTCTGGCAGCTGTGATCCTGTTCCCTGGCAAACTTAGTCTTTCTCCCATCGGCCCCAGCAAATCCCACCTCTGTGTCCCTCCCATTGGCCCGAGGGAGGTCCTATGCTCCTTAGTGAATCCACACTGTGGGGGCGGGGGTACAGAATAGCTTGGGCCTGCGTTATATGTTCAcccctggagctgggggtggggttaTCCCCACCCAAGCCATAGGACGGGGGCCAGAAAAGGGTTGGCTCCTGGGGAAAGTGCGTTGCTGCTTCCAGAAGGAGGAAAGCCTGAGCAGACAAACAGGACAGCCTCCACAAGTCGCTCAGCCAGGATTGCTGGCTTTCAGGGCTTTGTGGTTCTTTCTTCCAAGGCTATCCCGAGGCATGGGACGAGGGGAGACTGAAAGCTGGGCGGGAGAACTGCGAGACTTTCTCATCAGCTCAGTGGGACAGAGGTTAGAGTGAGGGTCCGGGGAGGAAGTGGCATGGAGGGAAGCTCAGTGTGACCATtgatctgtctctctgtctggcAGGAAAGTCCCAGCCATGGCTCTGGGGCTCTTCCGGGTGTGTCTGGTGGTGGTGACAGCCATCATCAACCACCCGCTGCTGTTCCCGCGGGAGAATGCCACGGTCCCCGAGAACGAGGAGGAGATCATCCGCAAGATGCAGGCGCACCAGGAGAAGCTGCAGCTGGAGCAGCTCcgcctggaggaggaggtggccCGGCTGGTGGCCGAGAGGGAGGCGCTGGAGCGGGTGGCGGAGGAAGGCCAGCAGCAGAATGAGACCCGCACGGCCTGGGACCTGTGGAGCACCATCTGCGTGATCCTCTTCCTGGTGATCGAGGTGTGGCGGCAGGACTACCAGGACGGGCCTTCGCCGGAGTGCCCGGGCGGGGACGAGGACGAGCTGCCCGGCCTGGAGGGCGCCCCGCTGCGGGGCCTCACCCTGCCCAACAAGGCCACGCTCGAGCACTTCTACGAGCACTGCATCCGGGGCGCCACGGCCGATGCGGCCCGCACGCGGGAGTTCGTGGAAGGCTTCGTGGATGACCTGCTGGAGGCCCTGCGGAGCCTCTGCAACCGGGACACGGACATGGAGGTGGAGGACTTCATTGGCGTGGACAGCATGTACGAGAACTGGCAGGTGGACAAGCCGCTGCTGTGTGACCTCTTTGTGCCCTTCATGCCGCCCGAGCCCTACCACTTCCGCCCCGAGCTCTGCTGCTCCCGCCGCTCCGTGCCCTTGGACCGCCAGGGCTACGGCCAGATCAAGGTGGTCCGGGCCGACGAGGACGCGCTGGGCTGCGTCTGCGGCAAGACCACGCTGGGGGAAGACATGCTGTGTCTCCTCCATGGCAGGGACAACCCCGCGCGGCCGGGCAGCGAGCTGGAGACCCTGCTGTGCGCCGGCGACTCCCCGTACCTGGACACGCTGCAGGTCATGAAGTGGTTCCAGACGGCCCTCACCAGGGCCTGGCACCGCATTGCCCACAAATACGAGTTCGACCTGGCCTTCGGGCAGCTGGACTCACCAGGCTCCCTCAAGATCAAGTTCCGCTCGGGGAAGTTCATGCCCTTCAACCTGATTCCTGTGATCCAGTGTGACGACTCGGACCTGTACTTTGTCTCCCACCTTCCCAGGGAGCCCTCCGGGGAGACCCCGGCGTCCAGCACCGACTGGCTCCTGTCCTTTGCCGTCTACGAGCGACACTTCCTCCGGATGACATCGAAGGCGCTGCCCGAGGGGGCCTGCCACCTCAGCTGCTTGCAGATCGCCTCCTTCCTGCTGTCCAAGCAGGGCCGCCTGACCGGCCCCAGCGGCCTGGGCAACTACCACCTGAAGACGGCCCTGCTGCACCTCCTGCTGTCCCGGCGGCCGGCCGACTGGAAGGCCGGGCAGCTAGACGCTCGCCTGCACGAGCTGCTTCGCTTCCTGGAGAAGAGCCTGCTGGAGAAGAAGCTCCATCACTTCTTCATCGGCAACCGCAAGGTGCCCGATGGCATGGGACTCCCTGAGGCCGTTCGCAGGGCCGAGCCTCTCAACCTCTTCCGGCCCTTCGTCCTGCAGCGAAGTCTCTACCAGAAGACAGTGGACTCCTTCTACGAAATGCTCAAGAACGCCCCGGTGCTCATTAGCGAGTACTCCCTCCATATCCCCTCCGACCATGCCAGCCTGCCCCACAAAGCTGCTGTCTTGTAGAGCGTCCGGGACCCAGACGGCCAGGACGCAGGGCACCCCACCTGTCCACACCTCTGGGGGCATCTGCAGGCCCTGTCACGGGAAAATGGCGGGCTTTGTGGGGCGCCACGGCTCAGCCCAGCAGGGAAGCCAGGCCCCACGGCGCAGAGGAAACAGAATTTCAAGCTGGAAGCTGGTTTGCTTTCATGCCACTCGGGCCTCCTGGTGAAGTTATTGTCCGGGTTTGGTCGATCCTTTGCAGCTTACTTTTGGGTCACCATAAATGGCCAAGATGAGGACAAAATCCTCTCTGCACATGGAGCTAAAGACAACGCAGACATCGATTCGGGTGTAATTTTTACATCCCAGGTCGGTCTCTACTTCAGTATCAACAGAGGGTCTGCAGGATGCTGACGGGGATGCGTGTTAAGACCCCGCAGCCCGTTTCCAGTAATCCTTGGCCCCGGGCATCTGCAGCCAAGGCTCTAACAGGGACAGTTGGAATTTTCAGCTTCCGTCCCCAGCCTGCACAGTAGCGGTCCAACTGCGGCTGCCATGTTTTAAACTATTTGGAGAAAAGACCTAGAAGAGATTCAAGGCCCCAAGGGGCCAATGTCTGTTGCACAGAAGTGGGTACTTGGTGGCAGAGAGAAGTTTCAGTCGGCCGCTTATTCAGCTCCGTGTCTCACTCAGggtgcaccccctcccccagtgtgcTGTGCCACCTACCATGCTGGGGACAAGCTCCGCAGCTGGTCTCTGACCATCCATGTGCTGGGGGAGGGCGGACCCTGAAGGTGGAAGCTGCAAGAGACACAGGGTGACTGGGGTGAAGAGTAGAACCTGTCCTTGGGGTGCTGGGGTCTGCCGCTGATGCCCAGTTCAgagaaaatggcagagctgaggagtgagggagggaTGCCAGAGCCCTGAGTTTTCCTCAGCAGGGTCGCAGTCCTAGAACCGAGCATGCCGGGAGGCAAGAGGAGACCCAGCTCCGTCCGTTGGCCCCAAGACCTGTTCACTCCAGCGGGGCGCCCTCCCTGCACAGAACCCCCCTTTCTGGAGGGGCCTTGGCAGCCGCACAGATGACCAAGACCCGAAGAGGCTCAGCTGACTGGGAACACGCAGGGACAACACTGCCGACCCAGCCGCCAAACCCCAGAGAGGTCACCTCGGCACTGCCAGCACTGCTCGGCACTCCAGGCCTGTGTAGGGGGGTTGGGAAGCCACTCCTCCACTTGTGGCTTCGCTGGCCCTTTGGGATTTCCTGCCATGGTACTGCCTCAGTAACCCTGCAGCAAGCCGAGGGGGAGGCGAGAATGAGCGCACCCGAACCAGCACCTGGGTTCCCCTCCCGGGTTTCAGCGGGCCAGGCCTGCCGAACCACATACCCGTTCCACGGGGATGTCAGGCTGCCGAGGACCCTGTCCCTCGCCCAGGGGTGCTCTCACCTGGCCCCAGGGGTCCCGGAAGATGGACGGTCTGCCTGACAGGGCTCACTTGCTCAGGAGGCTCGGCCGTGATGGGGCCCTGAGGCCGGTAGCGACCCTTCCGTGTGAGCTGGAGTCGGA is part of the Ursus arctos isolate Adak ecotype North America unplaced genomic scaffold, UrsArc2.0 scaffold_7, whole genome shotgun sequence genome and encodes:
- the ITPRIP gene encoding inositol 1,4,5-trisphosphate receptor-interacting protein codes for the protein MALGLFRVCLVVVTAIINHPLLFPRENATVPENEEEIIRKMQAHQEKLQLEQLRLEEEVARLVAEREALERVAEEGQQQNETRTAWDLWSTICVILFLVIEVWRQDYQDGPSPECPGGDEDELPGLEGAPLRGLTLPNKATLEHFYEHCIRGATADAARTREFVEGFVDDLLEALRSLCNRDTDMEVEDFIGVDSMYENWQVDKPLLCDLFVPFMPPEPYHFRPELCCSRRSVPLDRQGYGQIKVVRADEDALGCVCGKTTLGEDMLCLLHGRDNPARPGSELETLLCAGDSPYLDTLQVMKWFQTALTRAWHRIAHKYEFDLAFGQLDSPGSLKIKFRSGKFMPFNLIPVIQCDDSDLYFVSHLPREPSGETPASSTDWLLSFAVYERHFLRMTSKALPEGACHLSCLQIASFLLSKQGRLTGPSGLGNYHLKTALLHLLLSRRPADWKAGQLDARLHELLRFLEKSLLEKKLHHFFIGNRKVPDGMGLPEAVRRAEPLNLFRPFVLQRSLYQKTVDSFYEMLKNAPVLISEYSLHIPSDHASLPHKAAVL